A stretch of DNA from Doryrhamphus excisus isolate RoL2022-K1 chromosome 6, RoL_Dexc_1.0, whole genome shotgun sequence:
AAGATATGCAGACGTCTTGGTTGAATTCCAAGTTGACTAACACCTAGTTGCGTAGAGGTATTAATGAGTTTAATATCAGTGCAAGTtaaatgtttatgtgtgtgttgtagcTCCTGGTCCAGGAGAAGGACCGAGTTCAGGGGGAGGAGACCCAACCCACCCTCCTCGAAAGAAGAGGGCTCGTGTTGACCCAACTGTTGAAAGTGTAGGTTCACAATTCTATGGTTTGTGGCATTCTAAATTGTTGTGGCATATCTGTtgcaatgtgtttatttttggacaGGAGGAGACCTTCATAAACAGGGTAGAAGTTAAAGTGAAAATCCCTGAGGAGCTGAAACCTTGGCTCGTAGATGATTGGGATCTGATAACACGGCAAAAACAAGTTAGTAGTGTATTTTCAATGAAGTGACCTTTTCATACAAGTATAACCAACATGTTTGATTTCTCTATTCAGCTTTTCCACCTACCTGCCAAGAAGAACGTTGATACTGTTCTTGAAGATTATGCAAACTACAAGAAATCAAGAGGAACCTCTGACAGCAAGTAACGCAAtcgttttctttattttactaATTACTGTTTTATTGTTCTTGCTGTTTTGAAGTCTCACAATTCTTTTCTGTGCCTTGCTCAGGGAGTTTGCCGTGAGTGAAGTTGTTGCCGGTGTGCGGGAATATTTCAACGTCATGCTGGGGACGCAACTGCTGTACAAATTTGAGAGGCCGCAGTACGCAGACATCCTGGCCAACCATCCAGATACATCCATGTCACAGATATACGGCGCCCCCCATCTGCTAAGGCTCTTTGGTAAAACTCTTTGGTTAGCTCTCACCAGTTGTTAGCCCCCCACTATTGCATTAACCATAGATCCCCGATTTTGGGGTGGAAACCGAGAAACCCATAAAAATGGCCTCCCCTCTCCTGCCCACCATTCAATTGCTATTTTTTGAAAGCAGATTAGTGCTAGTTCACTGTGCTCAAATGGCCTCTAAAGTCATCACATCTCAATCCTCTAGAAAACAATGGATTGGTGAAATAGCTTCTTTACATCATGGATGTACAACCCAGTA
This window harbors:
- the morf4l1 gene encoding mortality factor 4-like protein 1 isoform X2, with product MRGAAPNKKIPATAQKNDIKTKKNKQKTPGPGEGPSSGGGDPTHPPRKKRARVDPTVESEETFINRVEVKVKIPEELKPWLVDDWDLITRQKQLFHLPAKKNVDTVLEDYANYKKSRGTSDSKEFAVSEVVAGVREYFNVMLGTQLLYKFERPQYADILANHPDTSMSQIYGAPHLLRLFVRIGAMLAYTPLDEKSLALLLTYLQDFLKYLVKNSAALFSATDYEVAPPEYHRKAV